A portion of the Zymoseptoria tritici IPO323 chromosome 8, whole genome shotgun sequence genome contains these proteins:
- a CDS encoding uncharacterized protein (Predicted moderately glycosylated at few thr .Theoretical pI: 4.35 No reliable hits with protein databases. No His. Probable Mg specific protein (novel gene). Unknown function.), producing the protein MQFSIFSLATLVAIASATPFAMPEAYAGTLDTTSSSLSARQSNCTEYCSNSAGCVCTVRPSDCTAFYTVQSGDTCLSIAKVFGNFTVTQFYRWNPSVGQTCFGLQAYVPVCIDTPWYEFTPPVQPEFGTKYTPEQTPVPVMPGIVDGCELYELVEPGKRVEELAAENGFAVEKFAEWNGNSTTAWATYWACVKA; encoded by the exons ATGCagttctccatcttctcccttGCTACTCTTGTAGCCATAGCATCCGCTACTCCCTTTGCCATGCCCGAAGCCTACGCCGGCACTCTTGACACtacttcttcctctctctcggCCCGTCAGTCCAACTGCACTGAATACTGCTCCAACAGCGCCGGCTGC GTCTGTACTGTCCGTCCCTCCGACTGCACCGCCTTCTACACCGTCCAGTCAGGCGACACCtgcctctccatcgccaaaGTCTTCGGCAACTTCACCGTCACCCAATTCTATCGCTGGAACCCTTCCGTCGGACAAACCTGCTTTGGACTGCAAGCCTACGTGCCTGTCTGCATCGACACTCCGTGGTATGAGTTTACTCCACCCGTTCAGCCAGAGTTCGGCACGAAGTACACGCCTGAGCAGACGCCTGTGCCGGTCATGCCGGGGATTGTGGATGGGTGTGAGCTGTATGAGTTGGTTGAGCCCGGGAAGAGAGTTGAGGagttggcggcggagaatGGATTCGCGGTGGAGAAGTTCGCTGAGTGGAATGGGAATAGTACGACTGCTTGGGCGACTTACTGGGCCTGTGTGAAGGCTTGA